A genomic segment from Rahnella aceris encodes:
- the bioD gene encoding dethiobiotin synthase, with amino-acid sequence MLTHFFVTGTDARVGKTIVTRALLQALAAQDRCVLGYKPIATGSQELADGVRNKDAVTLQQSSSISYPFNKITPLALADEDIYASQVPENVFEIMTNGLNFMRKEADSVVVEGCDGWRTLITPHLLYSDWVRQQNMPVVLVVGIQEGCVSHALLTAQAIIADGLPLLGWVANRINPCLAHYQETIDALSVNISAPLLGEIPYLPRAESRDMAKFIDLSSFNLEMVIKV; translated from the coding sequence ATGTTAACGCACTTTTTCGTCACGGGTACGGATGCCCGTGTAGGTAAAACCATTGTCACACGTGCCTTGCTTCAGGCTTTAGCCGCGCAGGATCGCTGCGTTTTAGGCTATAAACCTATTGCAACAGGCAGTCAGGAGCTGGCCGACGGGGTTCGAAATAAAGATGCGGTAACGCTCCAGCAGTCATCTTCAATTTCTTATCCTTTTAATAAAATAACTCCACTGGCATTAGCTGATGAAGATATTTATGCCAGCCAGGTCCCTGAAAATGTTTTTGAAATAATGACTAACGGTCTTAATTTCATGCGTAAGGAGGCTGACTCCGTTGTAGTTGAAGGGTGCGACGGCTGGAGAACATTGATCACACCGCATCTTTTATATTCGGACTGGGTCCGTCAGCAAAATATGCCGGTAGTATTAGTGGTAGGTATTCAGGAAGGTTGTGTCAGCCATGCGTTATTAACCGCGCAGGCGATTATTGCGGATGGTTTACCACTGCTTGGTTGGGTGGCGAACCGCATTAATCCCTGTCTGGCTCATTATCAGGAAACGATTGATGCGCTCAGCGTCAATATTTCCGCACCGCTGCTCGGTGAAATTCCGTATTTACCTCGTGCGGAAAGCCGCGATATGGCGAAGTTTATCGACCTGTCCAGCTTTAACCTGGAAATGGTGATTAAAGTATGA
- a CDS encoding MDR family MFS transporter: protein MAVNHPEVKSAVKSSHRPLILAACMLSMFMAAVEVTIVATAMPTIIGDLGGFSLLGWVFAVYLLTQAISVPIYGRLADLYGCRKMFFIGTTLFLIGSVLCGFAPSLGWMIGFRALQGLGAGAITPIATTLIANVYGPQERAKAQGYLSSVWGVSAIVGPLMGAFIVSHFPWAVVFWVNVPVGLVAMIILVKYLPPDGQRKPHKLDLAGTGYLTLSVAALLLALLQAEVLGYWALALMALAVGSAWLLIRQERKTPEPLFPLALWQSKVIIAGNVGGLIIGATMMGISAFLPTYVQGVLGGTPLQAGTTLALMSIGWPLASMFSSRLMQATSYRATAVIGGLLLVGGSLALLLLSPSSGLWMARLAAFSIGAGMGLCNTTFIVSVQNSVEPAIRGIATASTLFTRMLGSAIGTAVLGATLNLNLQYRLPQVNDPVQLLMEKATRSAMDSQQLGALTDSVAASLHWVFVVSAVISLLAVAAGLLIPSGDRPHAEPQRES from the coding sequence ATGGCCGTCAATCATCCTGAAGTAAAGTCTGCTGTTAAATCTTCTCACCGACCTCTAATCCTTGCCGCCTGCATGTTGTCGATGTTTATGGCCGCCGTAGAAGTGACCATTGTCGCGACGGCGATGCCGACCATTATTGGCGATCTGGGTGGGTTCTCGCTGCTCGGCTGGGTGTTTGCCGTCTATCTGCTGACGCAGGCGATCAGCGTACCCATCTACGGGCGGCTGGCGGATTTGTATGGTTGCCGGAAAATGTTTTTCATCGGTACCACGCTGTTTCTGATCGGCTCTGTTCTGTGCGGATTCGCCCCTTCGCTTGGCTGGATGATCGGCTTTCGTGCCCTGCAGGGACTGGGTGCAGGGGCAATCACGCCGATAGCCACCACGCTGATTGCCAATGTGTACGGCCCGCAGGAAAGGGCAAAAGCGCAGGGATATTTGTCCAGCGTATGGGGCGTTTCGGCGATTGTCGGCCCGCTGATGGGAGCGTTTATTGTTTCCCATTTTCCGTGGGCGGTGGTGTTTTGGGTGAACGTGCCTGTCGGCCTGGTGGCGATGATCATTCTGGTGAAATACCTGCCGCCGGACGGACAGCGTAAACCACATAAGCTGGATCTGGCCGGTACCGGTTATCTGACCCTTTCTGTCGCGGCCTTACTCCTGGCGCTGTTGCAGGCTGAAGTGCTGGGTTACTGGGCGTTGGCACTGATGGCATTAGCCGTTGGCAGCGCATGGCTGCTTATCCGCCAGGAGCGTAAAACGCCGGAGCCTTTGTTCCCGCTGGCGCTGTGGCAAAGCAAAGTGATTATTGCCGGAAATGTTGGCGGGTTGATCATTGGCGCCACCATGATGGGTATCAGCGCATTTTTGCCAACCTATGTGCAGGGCGTACTCGGCGGAACGCCGTTACAGGCGGGCACCACGCTGGCGCTGATGTCGATTGGCTGGCCGCTGGCGAGCATGTTCAGCAGCCGTCTGATGCAGGCGACTTCATACCGTGCAACGGCGGTCATTGGCGGATTATTGCTGGTCGGCGGAAGTCTGGCGCTGTTGCTGCTTTCGCCATCGTCCGGTTTGTGGATGGCGCGTCTGGCGGCATTTTCGATTGGCGCGGGCATGGGGTTGTGTAATACCACCTTTATTGTCTCGGTGCAAAACAGCGTTGAACCGGCTATCCGCGGCATCGCGACGGCCTCAACACTCTTTACCCGTATGCTGGGTTCCGCCATTGGCACCGCGGTGCTTGGCGCAACGTTGAATCTGAATCTGCAATATCGTCTGCCGCAGGTAAACGATCCGGTACAACTGTTGATGGAGAAAGCCACCCGCAGCGCAATGGATAGCCAGCAACTGGGTGCTCTGACCGACAGCGTGGCGGCGTCGCTGCACTGGGTATTTGTGGTGTCTGCAGTGATTTCGCTACTGGCAGTCGCCGCCGGTTTACTGATCCCCTCCGGTGACCGCCCGCACGCTGAACCGCAGCGGGAAAGCTAA
- a CDS encoding ABC transporter permease, giving the protein MNRNAFLPGMTGIALLLLVAVPVSFVILQAVFPHLDAGSYSAPFSAFYRVFQEPQLRELFATTLKVGLGVAICSGLIGIPLGALRGLFVLPAAALWDILFLVPFLLPPYIAALSWMMALQTHGYVQQLLPWLHLNDFLFSLPGMVMVMTLNVFPVVYFAVSRSMAASGSRLADVARIHGAGPWRAFLRITLPMALPAMASSLLLAFTLSIEEYGVPGALGSRSGILMLTTGIEQRLADWPIDLPGAAVLSLMLVAIALCAYSVQRAVLAGKNVESVTGKPADVTQKTPGVWTIPVLMLFTAVAVIAVALPIVSTLATAFSRTLSGGLSWQNLTFRHFSNLFAAHGDALSALSTSLSLALGTALIAGATGFLASWLVVARKIRGAAVIDGLSLLPAALPGIVVGVGLILAWNRSFWPVTPYNTWGILLLAYCCLLLPYPVRYVSAALKQIGGNLDAAARVHGATAAQTLRLILLPLVFPSLLASMMMVFAVASRELVTSLLLSPAGVQTVSVYVWRQFEQGSVGDGMAMASVAVLLSLTLMLIAVRLQQRPPA; this is encoded by the coding sequence GTGCCGGTCAGTTTTGTGATTTTACAGGCGGTCTTTCCGCATCTGGATGCCGGCAGTTATTCGGCACCGTTCAGTGCATTTTATCGTGTTTTCCAAGAACCTCAGTTACGTGAACTGTTCGCGACAACATTAAAAGTCGGTCTGGGCGTGGCGATATGCAGCGGCCTGATTGGCATTCCATTAGGTGCCTTGCGCGGCCTGTTCGTGCTACCCGCCGCCGCGCTGTGGGACATCCTGTTTCTGGTGCCCTTCCTTTTACCGCCGTATATTGCCGCGCTGTCATGGATGATGGCGTTACAGACCCACGGTTATGTCCAGCAACTGCTGCCGTGGCTGCATCTGAATGATTTTTTGTTTTCGCTGCCGGGCATGGTGATGGTGATGACGCTGAATGTGTTTCCGGTCGTGTATTTCGCGGTATCGCGCAGCATGGCCGCCAGCGGCAGTCGTCTGGCAGATGTTGCGCGTATTCATGGTGCGGGTCCGTGGCGGGCATTTTTGCGCATCACTTTACCCATGGCGTTACCGGCAATGGCCTCCAGTTTGTTACTGGCGTTTACGCTGTCGATTGAAGAATACGGCGTGCCCGGCGCGCTGGGTTCGCGCAGCGGCATTCTGATGCTCACCACCGGCATCGAACAGCGCCTTGCCGACTGGCCGATCGACCTGCCCGGCGCGGCAGTGCTGTCGCTGATGCTGGTAGCAATTGCGCTTTGTGCGTACAGCGTTCAGCGTGCAGTGCTGGCGGGCAAGAATGTGGAAAGCGTGACCGGCAAACCGGCGGACGTGACACAAAAAACGCCGGGAGTCTGGACAATTCCGGTGCTGATGTTGTTTACAGCGGTGGCAGTGATTGCCGTCGCACTGCCGATTGTCTCCACACTGGCCACGGCGTTTTCCCGCACGTTGTCCGGCGGGCTGTCGTGGCAGAATCTGACCTTCCGCCACTTCAGTAATCTGTTTGCCGCGCACGGCGACGCGCTGAGTGCGCTGTCGACCAGCCTCAGTCTGGCGCTGGGTACCGCGCTGATCGCCGGGGCGACCGGCTTTCTTGCCTCGTGGCTGGTAGTGGCACGAAAAATTCGCGGTGCGGCGGTTATCGACGGTTTATCGCTGTTACCGGCGGCATTGCCGGGGATTGTGGTGGGTGTCGGTCTGATTCTGGCCTGGAACCGCAGTTTCTGGCCGGTGACGCCGTACAACACCTGGGGAATTCTGCTGCTGGCTTACTGCTGCCTGTTGCTGCCTTATCCGGTGCGTTATGTCAGCGCCGCGTTGAAGCAGATTGGCGGCAATCTGGACGCCGCCGCACGGGTGCACGGTGCCACGGCGGCGCAGACATTGCGTCTGATCCTGCTGCCGCTGGTATTTCCGAGCCTGCTGGCATCAATGATGATGGTTTTTGCCGTGGCGTCACGGGAACTGGTGACGTCCCTGCTGCTTTCACCGGCGGGCGTACAGACCGTATCGGTGTATGTCTGGCGTCAGTTTGAACAGGGTTCGGTGGGCGACGGGATGGCGATGGCGTCGGTTGCAGTGCTGCTGAGCCTGACGCTGATGTTGATTGCGGTCAGGCTGCAACAACGGCCCCCGGCTTAG